Proteins encoded by one window of Clostridia bacterium:
- a CDS encoding sodium-dependent transporter, with protein MARERWGTKTGFLLAAIGSAVGLGNIWRFPYICATNGGGAFLLPYFFAIITAGIPILILEFTIGQKYRGGAPTALGRMNKKWEWLGWFQAAVAFFIATYYSVIVAWSISYMGFSVKQTWGSDTGEFFNSKYLGASAGPLQIGGVKLQVLIPFLAVWLIGYLILSKGIKNGIEKANRVIMPTLLVLTGIIVVRGITLPGAIDGLNYLFTPDWSSIFKPGVWVAAYSQIFFSLSIAFAIMITYASYLPEKTDLVNSSFITAFSNHGFELFVALGVFGVLGYMAGVQGIDVADVSTGGVGLAFIAFPEAISALPALKSVVGVVFFATLVFAGFTSFISIIEAYITGVIDKFEMPRQKALNIFVGISFAVGLVFVTGAGFHVLDILDYFVNNFGIVLGGILEVVLIGWFFDLESLRIHANQYSDFAVGKWWNFMIKFVTPLVLGVMFLQNLVQNLFTRYEGYPLSALLLIGWGSFILCFVFAFIFYYRKGAAPISIFPSDKGGMNEL; from the coding sequence ATGGCTCGAGAGCGATGGGGCACTAAGACAGGTTTTTTACTTGCAGCTATAGGCTCCGCAGTTGGCTTGGGGAATATTTGGCGTTTCCCTTATATTTGTGCTACTAATGGAGGTGGAGCATTTTTATTACCTTATTTTTTCGCAATTATAACCGCCGGTATTCCGATTTTAATTTTGGAGTTCACCATTGGACAAAAGTATCGCGGGGGGGCTCCTACAGCCTTAGGTAGGATGAATAAAAAGTGGGAATGGTTGGGATGGTTTCAAGCAGCAGTAGCCTTTTTTATTGCTACCTATTATTCAGTTATTGTAGCTTGGTCGATTAGTTATATGGGTTTTTCTGTGAAACAAACCTGGGGTAGTGATACTGGTGAGTTTTTCAATAGTAAATATTTAGGGGCTTCTGCAGGACCTCTGCAAATTGGTGGAGTAAAATTACAAGTTTTAATTCCTTTTTTAGCAGTTTGGTTAATCGGTTATCTTATTCTTTCTAAAGGAATTAAAAATGGAATTGAAAAAGCAAATCGGGTTATTATGCCTACCTTGTTGGTTTTAACGGGAATAATTGTTGTACGTGGGATAACTTTACCAGGGGCTATTGATGGTTTAAACTATTTATTTACACCAGATTGGTCCAGTATTTTTAAACCCGGTGTTTGGGTAGCTGCTTATAGTCAGATCTTTTTTAGCTTGAGTATTGCTTTTGCTATTATGATTACTTATGCTAGTTATTTACCGGAAAAAACGGATTTAGTTAATAGTTCTTTTATTACCGCTTTTAGTAATCATGGTTTCGAACTATTTGTAGCCTTGGGTGTTTTTGGAGTTTTAGGTTATATGGCTGGGGTACAAGGAATTGATGTAGCTGATGTATCTACTGGGGGGGTTGGCTTGGCTTTTATTGCTTTCCCGGAAGCTATTAGTGCCTTGCCGGCTTTAAAAAGTGTAGTTGGTGTTGTCTTTTTTGCTACATTGGTGTTTGCTGGCTTTACCTCTTTTATTTCCATTATCGAGGCTTATATTACCGGAGTAATTGACAAGTTTGAGATGCCTAGACAAAAGGCTTTAAATATTTTTGTGGGTATTTCTTTTGCGGTTGGTTTGGTTTTTGTCACTGGTGCTGGATTTCATGTTTTAGATATTCTCGATTATTTTGTTAACAACTTTGGTATAGTTTTAGGCGGAATTTTGGAAGTAGTTTTGATTGGTTGGTTCTTCGATTTGGAAAGTCTGCGTATACATGCCAATCAATATTCCGATTTTGCGGTAGGGAAATGGTGGAACTTTATGATTAAATTTGTGACACCTTTAGTTCTAGGTGTGATGTTCCTGCAAAACTTGGTACAGAATTTATTTACCCGTTATGAAGGTTATCCACTTTCTGCTTTACTATTAATTGGTTGGGGTTCCTTTATTCTCTGTTTTGTTTTCGCTTTTATCTTTTATTATCGTAAAGGTGCTGCCCCGATCTCTATATTCCCATCCGATAAAGGAGGGATGAATGAACTATGA
- a CDS encoding MetS family NSS transporter small subunit: MKLSALIMFLIGAVMLWGGLFVCLRIALKNRNNDDGFNEG, translated from the coding sequence ATGAAGTTAAGTGCATTGATTATGTTTCTAATCGGAGCGGTAATGCTCTGGGGTGGTTTATTTGTTTGTTTACGTATTGCCTTAAAGAATAGAAATAATGATGATGGGTTTAACGAGGGATAA
- a CDS encoding DegV family protein translates to MNPKIKIVTDSTADLPEDFIREHEISVVPLYVNFPEKTYRDRVDLTPSEFYPLLEKAGEQLPKTSAPSINDFLQTYKSLLEAGHQIISIHISSGLSGTASIAEAAAKMLKGNIRIFDSKSISLGIGLQVVSALEMVKKNFSLETVFEKLHKVREQTEVFFSLDTLEYLEKGGRIGKVSSLLGSILKIKPVVRVENGIYVPLGKARNQKQAIRKMVENMGKVLGKRIPRQIAVVHGAAEEAALCLKNQIETTFNQKAAFFAETGPVIGVHTGPGTLGVGFTY, encoded by the coding sequence ATGAATCCTAAAATTAAAATTGTTACAGATAGTACAGCCGATCTACCAGAGGATTTTATCCGGGAACATGAAATTAGTGTTGTCCCTCTTTATGTCAATTTCCCGGAAAAAACTTATCGTGATCGGGTAGATCTCACCCCTAGCGAATTTTATCCTTTATTGGAAAAAGCAGGTGAGCAGCTGCCAAAAACTTCGGCACCCTCCATAAATGATTTTCTCCAAACCTATAAATCATTATTAGAAGCCGGACACCAAATTATTTCCATTCATATTTCTTCTGGTCTTAGTGGCACAGCCTCTATTGCCGAAGCTGCCGCTAAAATGCTCAAAGGTAATATTCGCATTTTTGATTCCAAATCAATCAGCTTAGGAATTGGTCTACAAGTAGTCTCAGCCTTGGAAATGGTAAAGAAAAACTTTTCCTTGGAAACTGTTTTTGAAAAACTACACAAAGTACGTGAACAAACTGAAGTGTTCTTTTCTTTAGATACTCTAGAATACCTAGAAAAAGGTGGTCGAATCGGCAAAGTTTCTTCTTTACTGGGAAGTATTCTAAAAATTAAACCTGTAGTTAGAGTAGAAAACGGAATTTACGTGCCTTTAGGTAAAGCTAGAAACCAAAAACAAGCTATCCGCAAAATGGTGGAAAACATGGGTAAAGTTTTAGGAAAAAGAATTCCGCGACAAATTGCCGTTGTCCACGGAGCCGCAGAAGAAGCTGCTTTATGCTTAAAGAACCAAATTGAAACTACCTTTAATCAAAAAGCCGCCTTTTTTGCCGAAACAGGTCCTGTAATCGGTGTCCATACCGGACCGGGCACCTTAGGTGTCGGTTTTACCTATTAA
- a CDS encoding chromosome condensation regulator, translated as MKKIGIVVLVLICCYFFFFNKGINPFPLTFDEAANYGQRLAVGWEHNSVLKNNGKVVCWGHEAFGQCDLPEDLTDVVLLARGAIHNLALKKDGTVVAWGNNQYGECDVPDLEDVKAIAGGSLHSIALKQDGTVIAWGNNQYGQCNIPDLSDVVKIGAGGAHNLALKADGTLVAWGNNQYGQCDVPDLGDVVAMAGGAFFSIVLQQDGTVVCWGENANGQCEVPMGLNNVVAIAAGRTHALALKEDGTVVAWGNNQYGQCDVSDLSDVVAIGAGGDHSLVLKANGTLVTRGSNKQGQAAVPAGRFL; from the coding sequence ATGAAAAAAATAGGAATTGTTGTTTTGGTTTTAATTTGTTGTTACTTTTTTTTCTTCAATAAGGGAATTAATCCTTTCCCTTTAACATTTGATGAAGCGGCAAATTATGGGCAAAGGCTTGCCGTAGGGTGGGAGCATAATAGTGTTTTGAAAAATAATGGGAAAGTAGTTTGTTGGGGACATGAGGCTTTTGGGCAATGTGATTTACCAGAGGATTTAACTGATGTAGTTTTACTTGCTAGAGGAGCAATTCATAATTTAGCTTTAAAAAAAGATGGCACAGTTGTTGCTTGGGGAAATAATCAATATGGAGAATGTGATGTACCTGATTTAGAGGATGTAAAAGCTATTGCCGGGGGGAGTCTGCATAGTATTGCTTTAAAACAAGATGGTACAGTTATTGCTTGGGGAAATAATCAATATGGGCAATGTAATATACCTGATCTAAGTGACGTTGTAAAGATTGGAGCAGGTGGGGCCCATAATTTGGCTTTGAAAGCAGATGGCACCTTAGTTGCTTGGGGAAATAATCAATATGGACAATGTGATGTACCAGATTTAGGAGATGTTGTAGCGATGGCTGGGGGAGCATTTTTTAGCATTGTTTTACAACAGGACGGCACAGTAGTTTGTTGGGGGGAAAATGCTAATGGACAATGTGAGGTACCAATGGGGTTAAATAATGTTGTAGCCATTGCTGCCGGGAGAACACATGCACTGGCTTTAAAGGAAGATGGTACAGTTGTTGCTTGGGGTAATAATCAATATGGACAATGTGATGTATCAGATTTAAGTGATGTTGTAGCGATTGGAGCTGGTGGTGACCATAGTCTTGTTTTGAAAGCAAATGGTACTTTAGTTACCCGAGGAAGTAATAAACAGGGTCAAGCTGCTGTACCGGCGGGCCGGTTTTTGTAA
- a CDS encoding MGMT family protein, translating into MTKINEIIDFLETDTLYVIFSSCGLKFLSLRKDSRAELVNLKDTRIWENPRIKLLVNETYNFLRSGKHQMPLDFTSFTDFEQQVFEIVSQIEPGEIITYKGIAEKLGKPGAAQAVGNALSKNPVAYFLPTFRVLSQRGLVICRSGAGHLREKFLVHEGHDLVKLRGNYVCQRKKCRGGFF; encoded by the coding sequence ATGACAAAAATAAATGAGATTATTGATTTTCTGGAAACAGATACACTTTATGTTATTTTTTCATCCTGTGGTTTGAAGTTTTTATCCCTGCGAAAGGATTCCCGGGCTGAACTTGTTAACTTAAAAGATACAAGGATTTGGGAAAATCCCCGTATTAAATTATTGGTTAATGAAACCTATAACTTTTTAAGAAGTGGTAAACATCAAATGCCTTTGGACTTCACTTCGTTTACGGATTTTGAGCAGCAGGTTTTTGAAATAGTTTCCCAAATAGAACCCGGGGAAATTATTACTTATAAAGGGATTGCTGAAAAATTGGGTAAGCCGGGGGCTGCCCAGGCGGTAGGCAATGCCCTTTCTAAAAACCCGGTTGCTTATTTTTTACCTACTTTTCGTGTTTTATCCCAAAGGGGATTAGTAATTTGTCGCAGTGGAGCTGGCCATTTGCGGGAAAAGTTTTTGGTACATGAAGGGCATGATTTGGTTAAGCTGAGGGGGAATTATGTTTGTCAGCGGAAAAAATGTCGGGGAGGATTTTTTTAG